CAATATTGATACCTAATTTGTGACCCCAATACCCTACGATGAACTGTAAAAAGGTACTAATGATATAAAGGAGGAACAAACCGGCACTTACCGAAACAATTGCAGACCAATCGTCGCCAGGCAGCAGTGTATCTATAAACCACTGAACAGCTAGCGGAAATGCAAGTTCAAGTACAGCCACGACCACTGCACTGAAGAAATCAATAATGAATAACCGCTTATGCGGCAGGTAATATGAAGCAAAACGTCGAATCATCAAATTTTTCTCCTTTTTTACATATATTAAGGAGTATAATTCCATATTCAATATTCAGCAAGCATTTCAGAACCCCCATTTTCATATTATGGTAAAATCATCTATATAAAACAGCCCAACCCGGCTCATGCAATCTATTAAATGAAGGAGTGAATACAGTGTAAAAAAATAACCATTCTAAATATCCATGAACTTTATTTTCGTAAAAGGATGGTATTCATGAAAAACACATCGTTTCGATGCCTTTGGATTGGTCAGGCGTTTGCAAATCTAGGGGATATATTTTATGTAGTCGGGTTGATTTCACTATTATATACCTTGACGGGCTCTGCCTTTTATTTGAGTTTACTACCGTTCACGACAACGATTTTTCGGTTTATCAGCAGTTTACTTGCCCCCCTTGTCATCGACAGGTTTCCTTTAAAAAGAATCCTTGTACAATCTCAATGGTGGAAAACTATCTTACTCGTTTGCCTAGGAATCTATATAACAAGTTTCAATCATGGTTTTTCTGTTGCCGTCATTTTCTTCATTGCCGTGATTTCATTATTGGATGGAGTCGCTGCCCCGGTCAGTGCAGCTTTGGTTCCTCAATTAGTTCCAAAAGAAGAACGGATGAAAGCGAATGGTTTCTTGAATGTGATCACCCAGACCATCTTTGTAGCAGGATGGCCACTTGGTTCCGTCTTATTGATAAGCACCAACAGCAGTTTCATTATTTGGCTTTCGGTCATGCTTTTTGCCGTTTCAACGATCTATACAGTGAGAATCGTAGTCCCGGAACATACGACGGACTCTGTTGCCCCGTCAAACTGGGGTTCCATTAAATCCGGATGGGTTGCGATTCGCCAAATTCCAACTATCCGTACACTCATTTCCATTGATTTTATAACTACTTTAGCTTCAAGCGTGTGGGTGGCTGCCGTGATCTATATATATGTAGAACAGAACCTGCAACTGGGTGAGGAGTGGTGGGGATACATTAACACTAGCTACTTTGTCGGCATGATTGTCAGTGGATTGATCGTCATCCGTTTTGCCAAGGTACTGGAAAAATATATTGGATTCTTCATCACTTTCGGGCTATTTCTCAGTTCACTGCTGACCCTGCTTTTTGGAACTACCAGTATTCCTGCTTTGGCTTTGCTGCTGGCATGCCTGTACGGTCTCCCAGAACAAATCCGGGAAGTGATCTACACCAAACTATTTCAAGACCATGCTTCGGAAAAGACTCTTGCAAAAATTTATGCCGTTTGGGGAGCGGTCATCAATCTTACATTTGCCGGCTCTGTTTTACTATTAGGCTATATAACAGAAACATACAGTGTCAAAGCAACGTTCCAATTTTCTTCCACCCTGATATTCCTTGCCTTTCTTTATGCAACGTTTAAAAGAAAGGACCTACAAGGGGAAAAATGTGATCAATCACTGTCAAGTCAGTCATCTAATATTCCTAGATGATGCATTCCTTTCGATTCACATAAAAAAGGAGCCTTGGTTTTCAATGGCTCCTTTTTTATGTTTCAAGGGCCCGTCGAAGAATAATGTCGCTCTTTAAAATATTGCTCGGAGTGATTGGCTTGCCCCTGATAAAAGCTGCACAACCAAACAAGGGAAAAAAATATATAACGCTTCTTTTCACCTCCTGGCACCCATTCATTCTATTTGATAATCCAGATATTCTTATCTAAAAACTCCCAATTCTGAGGGAATTCCAAACCAATCTGCCAATAAGTTGCACCTATAAGTTCATATGCATCAATCATTTCATATTTTGCGCTTATCGATCGAATATCTTCAAACCAAACGACATGGTTCGAATTCTCTCTTCGATAAGAATAGGTAGGGGACGCTGCTGAAGTGTCAAAAGTTATTTCAGAGCCAGTTGCAATGGCAAGATTTTGGGCATTTTGAGCTGATAAAGCTTTAGTCTCGTGGCTTGGTACTATCCAATCGTATCCATACATAGGAAAAGCTGACTGCAGTTTATACTCAGGTATAGTCGACAATGCATAACGAAGAACCTCGCCCATCCACCAAAGTGGGGAAATGGGTTCAGGCGGTCCAGTTGGATACCCATAGTCAATGGTCATCACGGCAACAAGGTCGGCTGCCTCTCCGATTCCCCGATAATCATGCCCACCTACAATTCGATTATCAGGATTATCCGCTGTTTTTGCATGTACGTTCACATGCAGGATCAGTTCGTTCAACCCCTCCTTTAATTCTTTTAAAAAAAGTACATAATCGGAACGCCTGGCAGGTGGGATGAATTCGATGTCCATACTGACACCGGCATAGCCTTTCTCCGTAACGAAATTCAGCATACTATTGATTAAATTCGCTCTATATACTGAACTAGCAAGGACATCGCCAGCCAAATCCGCATCAAAATCACCACCTTGGAAGTTCCGGATCATCAGTAGCGGCTTCACCCCTGTCTGCTCGCATTTCGCAATAAGGGGGAGATCATCACCATCAACGTATGCATTTCCTTCCCTTGTAAACGAATAAGCTACAATGGCTAAATAGGATAGTTTATCACCATTCTGCTCAAGTGTTTCAAACACTACTCCACCTGAAGTAGGGAAAGCAAAACCCAGCGTAATCAATTGATTTTTGTAAGGAGACGGAATTAAAATTTCCGTACCGACTTTTAACGAGTTTGCAACGATTCCTGGATTGGCCTCCATGATTTCCGCTGCACTCGTACCAAAACGACTGCCGATTCTAGTAAGGGTATCCTGACTTTTAATTAGATACCTCCGATTCACCGCTTTTTCATTAGGTATATACAATGCCAGGCCAGGGACCAAAGTTGTTGATTCCAATCCGTTTACTTCAATTATCCTCGATGGGTCAACTTTATTTTTCGTGGCAATTTCCCAAAGACTGTCACCTTTTTGCACAATAATGATCGTCATTTAAAGCCCTCCAAACTCCCTCCAAAAAAGTTTATGTCATTCAGGTAATTGGATAGAACGCATTATCACATTTCCTAATGATGATATCCTGGTTTTTTAGACTTTATTTTAAATGGGAATGAAGGATCACAAAAAAAAGAGGCTGTCCTAAGGGACAACCCCACTCTATAAGCCATCAGTTGATTTTTCGTTTCACATACTCCCATACATCAAAGTAAATTCTTAATATCGTAGAACTTCCCATTCTCCAAATCTTCCGCTTCAAGAAGCTGCAAAAGTTTATCTGCCACAAATTCGGGGCTTCTTAACATGCCATTTTCTTTATATTCATGAAATTTGTCTCGATCCGAAAAGTCCCGTTCGTCTGCTGACCGGATTGTCCCTTGCATCTCCGTATCCATTACACCTGGTGAAAAAGAGATGAGAGACGTAGGGAAAGATGTTTTATCCTGTTCCAACCCTGCAACCCGTGTGAACATTTCTAGCCCTGCCTTAGTGCTGCAATAGGCTGACCAGCCATGATAAGGGTTTTTTGCTGCTCCTGAAGATATGTTGACCATTACCTTCTTTCTGTTCCAGTCCTTTGTCTGTTTAACGAATTCATCAGCCAATACGATGGGTGCCATGAAATTCACCCGCATGATTGTTTCCAAATTTACTATACCAAGGTTTCCTACCGGCTTTATCGGTTCAATGACACCTGCATTGTTAATGAAATAAATGTCACTTGTTTCATCGACAGCAGCAAGAATCTCATTGACTAAGGAAGGTAACTTTTCAGTTTCATTCAAGTCCATCGAAATATATGTAAGTTTCGTCCCGGATCGGTCAGCCATCTGCTGCATTTCAGGATGGGCTGTACGGGAAACTAAGATGCAATGATCACTCGTTTGCAAACATCCTTTGGCGATGGCAGCCCCTAAACCTTTTGAAGCTCCTGTGATTATAAACGTTTTCACGGCATTTCCCCCTTTTATGGATATAAACTATTGTACCAAAATGGAGTCCGGAATGGTCTCCTGCCGAATTCCTTTCACTATTTTTACCGAGGAGATGATTACTATAATTTTAAAACAGTCTTGGTTATACTCCGTGATTTTTTTCATTTATATGAAATAAATCCTCACTGGATTTAAGAAATTCGTGACACTCCTGCCGAAAACTGGCTAGCCGAGACCCCGGTGACGCTTGCTTTGATGAGGCTTGGCAAACATTCGGCGGAAA
The DNA window shown above is from Peribacillus sp. FSL P2-0133 and carries:
- a CDS encoding MFS transporter; this translates as MKNTSFRCLWIGQAFANLGDIFYVVGLISLLYTLTGSAFYLSLLPFTTTIFRFISSLLAPLVIDRFPLKRILVQSQWWKTILLVCLGIYITSFNHGFSVAVIFFIAVISLLDGVAAPVSAALVPQLVPKEERMKANGFLNVITQTIFVAGWPLGSVLLISTNSSFIIWLSVMLFAVSTIYTVRIVVPEHTTDSVAPSNWGSIKSGWVAIRQIPTIRTLISIDFITTLASSVWVAAVIYIYVEQNLQLGEEWWGYINTSYFVGMIVSGLIVIRFAKVLEKYIGFFITFGLFLSSLLTLLFGTTSIPALALLLACLYGLPEQIREVIYTKLFQDHASEKTLAKIYAVWGAVINLTFAGSVLLLGYITETYSVKATFQFSSTLIFLAFLYATFKRKDLQGEKCDQSLSSQSSNIPR
- a CDS encoding (S)-benzoin forming benzil reductase, whose amino-acid sequence is MKTFIITGASKGLGAAIAKGCLQTSDHCILVSRTAHPEMQQMADRSGTKLTYISMDLNETEKLPSLVNEILAAVDETSDIYFINNAGVIEPIKPVGNLGIVNLETIMRVNFMAPIVLADEFVKQTKDWNRKKVMVNISSGAAKNPYHGWSAYCSTKAGLEMFTRVAGLEQDKTSFPTSLISFSPGVMDTEMQGTIRSADERDFSDRDKFHEYKENGMLRSPEFVADKLLQLLEAEDLENGKFYDIKNLL
- a CDS encoding LysM peptidoglycan-binding domain-containing protein: MTIIIVQKGDSLWEIATKNKVDPSRIIEVNGLESTTLVPGLALYIPNEKAVNRRYLIKSQDTLTRIGSRFGTSAAEIMEANPGIVANSLKVGTEILIPSPYKNQLITLGFAFPTSGGVVFETLEQNGDKLSYLAIVAYSFTREGNAYVDGDDLPLIAKCEQTGVKPLLMIRNFQGGDFDADLAGDVLASSVYRANLINSMLNFVTEKGYAGVSMDIEFIPPARRSDYVLFLKELKEGLNELILHVNVHAKTADNPDNRIVGGHDYRGIGEAADLVAVMTIDYGYPTGPPEPISPLWWMGEVLRYALSTIPEYKLQSAFPMYGYDWIVPSHETKALSAQNAQNLAIATGSEITFDTSAASPTYSYRRENSNHVVWFEDIRSISAKYEMIDAYELIGATYWQIGLEFPQNWEFLDKNIWIIK